In Hamadaea flava, a genomic segment contains:
- a CDS encoding DUF4190 domain-containing protein: protein MTSPDTPEPERTTGTPDTPDTPTGAGAHEASWAVPPAAPEPVAAPDPVGQSSTPDIPPPPPPAPQTTPSAGGYGQPQGGYGQPQGGYGQGQPQGGYATPGQPTYAPPASPPPGDPNSMMNRMGGPNNILGWLALIFGIIGTGCCCCWFLDGAPFLGGIPAVVLGILHLQRVKQHRASMKWLGWVGIVLGVIALLGALCNFTTHWNDNLHDQVVDNY from the coding sequence GTGACCTCACCGGACACACCGGAGCCGGAGCGCACAACCGGTACCCCCGACACGCCCGACACTCCGACGGGTGCGGGCGCCCACGAGGCTTCGTGGGCCGTGCCGCCCGCCGCGCCCGAACCGGTCGCCGCGCCGGATCCAGTGGGGCAGTCGAGCACGCCGGACATCCCCCCGCCGCCTCCACCGGCACCGCAGACGACGCCGTCGGCCGGCGGTTACGGCCAGCCGCAGGGCGGTTACGGCCAGCCGCAGGGCGGCTATGGCCAGGGTCAGCCGCAGGGCGGCTACGCGACGCCCGGCCAGCCCACGTACGCCCCGCCGGCGTCTCCGCCCCCGGGCGATCCGAACTCGATGATGAACCGGATGGGCGGCCCGAACAACATCCTGGGCTGGCTCGCCCTGATCTTCGGCATCATCGGCACCGGCTGCTGTTGCTGCTGGTTCCTGGACGGCGCGCCGTTCCTGGGCGGCATCCCGGCCGTGGTCCTGGGCATCCTGCATCTGCAACGGGTCAAGCAGCACCGCGCCAGCATGAAATGGCTCGGCTGGGTGGGCATCGTGCTCGGTGTCATCGCGCTTCTCGGCGCGCTGTGCAATTTCACCACCCATTGGAATGACAACCTGCACGACCAGGTCGTCGACAACTACTGA
- a CDS encoding cell division protein PerM: MAGTPDEETLAAAEARHLSLRETVAFDLHQPAGPSDADEIRVPRQSARGRAAMATTRRVRPLPWPRAMAATVVNALLAALTAVLPVTLLTAGALLAANQPVSTATSVRVGLAGWLLSLGVPLRTDLGTLTLAPLALGALACWRLFRAGVHTTRALGARGSRDLRRVGQIGLLLGVAYAVLTGLSGWFVDAGAIGVAPLRAALHGLVSGAIFAALGALRATGAIAVVARRVPKVIRDATRTGGVAALLVIGAGAGVTGVAVALHGGDANAILAGYRTDVTGQAGVTLVSLALAPNMAVWAAAYLLGPGFAFGPAGVVRASFVGLDDVRLPALPAFAAMPESALGGLANAVLGLPLLAGIAAGWLLTRRRLRPRDGVIPEVRWGHLLTGSILAGPVAGLVLGLAAAVASGRLTTAVGQVGPVPLSVALMGSGVTALGCLIGALGTRPLYEARRRTAAE, encoded by the coding sequence ATGGCAGGCACCCCGGACGAAGAGACGCTGGCGGCGGCGGAGGCGAGGCACCTGTCGCTGCGGGAGACCGTCGCGTTCGATCTCCACCAGCCGGCCGGGCCGTCCGATGCCGACGAGATCCGGGTTCCCCGGCAGAGCGCGCGCGGTCGCGCGGCGATGGCGACGACGCGACGCGTACGCCCGTTGCCGTGGCCTCGGGCGATGGCGGCAACCGTGGTGAACGCCCTGCTCGCGGCGTTGACGGCGGTGCTGCCCGTTACCCTGCTGACCGCCGGTGCGCTGCTCGCCGCGAATCAGCCCGTGAGCACGGCGACGAGTGTACGGGTGGGGCTGGCGGGCTGGCTGCTCAGTCTCGGTGTGCCACTTCGGACCGACCTCGGGACGCTGACCCTGGCGCCGCTGGCGCTCGGCGCGCTGGCGTGCTGGCGGCTCTTCCGGGCCGGGGTGCACACGACTCGGGCGCTCGGCGCGCGCGGCAGCCGGGATCTGCGCCGGGTCGGCCAGATCGGGCTGCTCCTCGGCGTGGCGTACGCCGTCCTCACCGGACTGTCCGGCTGGTTCGTCGACGCCGGGGCGATCGGGGTCGCTCCCCTGCGCGCGGCCCTGCACGGCCTCGTCAGTGGAGCGATCTTCGCCGCACTCGGTGCGCTGCGGGCCACTGGTGCCATCGCGGTCGTCGCTCGACGCGTACCCAAGGTGATTCGAGACGCGACGCGGACCGGCGGCGTGGCCGCGCTGCTGGTGATCGGCGCGGGCGCGGGCGTGACCGGCGTGGCGGTGGCGCTGCACGGCGGCGACGCGAACGCGATCCTCGCGGGCTATCGGACGGATGTGACCGGGCAGGCCGGCGTGACCCTGGTAAGCCTGGCGCTGGCCCCGAACATGGCCGTGTGGGCGGCCGCCTACCTGCTCGGACCCGGGTTCGCCTTCGGACCGGCCGGCGTGGTGCGGGCCTCCTTCGTCGGTCTCGACGACGTACGCCTCCCGGCGCTGCCCGCGTTCGCGGCGATGCCGGAGAGCGCCCTCGGCGGGCTGGCGAACGCCGTGCTGGGATTGCCGCTATTGGCCGGCATCGCGGCGGGCTGGCTGCTGACCCGGCGGCGGTTGCGCCCGCGCGACGGGGTCATTCCGGAGGTGCGGTGGGGGCACCTGCTGACCGGCTCGATCCTCGCCGGTCCGGTGGCCGGGCTGGTGCTGGGGCTCGCCGCGGCCGTCGCGAGCGGGCGACTGACCACCGCGGTCGGCCAGGTCGGACCGGTGCCGCTCAGCGTGGCCTTGATGGGCTCGGGGGTGACCGCCCTGGGCTGCCTCATCGGTGCGCTCGGGACGCGCCCGCTCTACGAAGCCCGCCGACGCACCGCGGCGGAATAG
- a CDS encoding DUF4190 domain-containing protein, which produces MTGPYDAPQSVPPPMPVQPARRDNSTLFGVLGIIVSICCGGVAGGIIGIILGKLSRDQARKVGKSTGLGTTAMVIGAVVTVAAIIYWIVYLARR; this is translated from the coding sequence GTGACTGGACCGTATGACGCGCCGCAGTCGGTGCCGCCACCCATGCCGGTACAGCCGGCCAGGCGGGACAATTCGACCCTCTTCGGGGTGCTGGGCATCATCGTCAGCATCTGCTGTGGCGGCGTGGCGGGCGGGATCATCGGCATCATCCTCGGCAAGCTCTCCCGCGATCAGGCCCGCAAAGTCGGCAAGTCCACGGGTCTCGGCACCACCGCCATGGTCATCGGCGCTGTGGTCACCGTGGCCGCGATCATCTACTGGATCGTCTATCTGGCGAGGAGGTAG
- the sucD gene encoding succinate--CoA ligase subunit alpha, which yields MAIWLTKDSKVIVQGMTGSEGSKHTRRMLKAGTNIVGGVNPRKAGTTVDFDGTEVPVFATVADAMAATGADVSVIFVPPAFTKSAVIDAIDAGIELAVVITEGVPVHDSASFWAYNVAKGAKTRIIGPNCPGIASPGASNAGIIPADIAGSGRIGLVSKSGTLTYQMMFELADIGFSTCVGIGGDPVIGTTHIDALAAFQEDPETEAIVMIGEIGGDAEERAAEFIKANVTKPVVGYIAGFTAPPGKTMGHAGAIISGSSGTAEAKKAALEAAGVKVGKTPSETARLMREIMGR from the coding sequence ATGGCCATCTGGCTCACCAAGGACTCCAAGGTCATCGTCCAGGGCATGACCGGCTCCGAGGGGTCGAAGCACACCCGCCGGATGCTGAAGGCCGGGACGAACATCGTCGGCGGCGTGAACCCGCGCAAGGCGGGCACGACGGTCGACTTCGACGGGACCGAGGTACCGGTCTTCGCGACCGTGGCCGACGCCATGGCCGCGACCGGCGCCGACGTCTCCGTCATCTTCGTGCCGCCGGCGTTCACCAAGTCCGCGGTCATCGACGCGATCGACGCCGGCATCGAGCTGGCCGTCGTCATCACCGAGGGCGTACCGGTCCACGACAGCGCCTCGTTCTGGGCGTACAACGTGGCCAAGGGCGCCAAGACCCGGATCATCGGCCCGAACTGCCCCGGCATCGCGTCGCCCGGCGCGAGCAACGCGGGCATCATCCCGGCCGACATCGCCGGCTCCGGCCGGATCGGCCTGGTCAGCAAGTCCGGCACGCTGACCTACCAGATGATGTTCGAGCTGGCCGACATCGGCTTCTCCACCTGCGTCGGCATCGGCGGCGACCCGGTCATCGGGACCACGCACATCGACGCGCTCGCGGCCTTCCAGGAGGACCCGGAGACCGAGGCCATCGTCATGATCGGCGAGATCGGCGGCGACGCCGAAGAGCGCGCGGCCGAGTTCATCAAGGCCAACGTGACCAAGCCGGTCGTCGGCTACATCGCCGGCTTCACCGCGCCGCCCGGCAAGACCATGGGTCACGCGGGTGCGATCATCTCCGGCTCGTCCGGCACCGCCGAGGCGAAGAAGGCGGCCCTCGAGGCCGCCGGGGTCAAGGTCGGCAAGACCCCCTCGGAGACGGCCCGCCTGATGCGCGAGATCATGGGTCGTTAG
- the sucC gene encoding ADP-forming succinate--CoA ligase subunit beta, with amino-acid sequence MDLYEYQGRDVFEKHGLPVLGGGVAATPEEARTIAERLGKSVVVKAQVKVGGRGKAGGVKLAATPDEAFDRANDILGMDIKGHTVHKVMLAETADIADEYYFSYLLDRANRTFLCIASVAGGMEIEQVAHETPDKVVKRPIDATVGVTPEIAREIVTAGQFPAEVADQVADIAVKLWQTFVAEDATLVEVNPLAKTAEGKVLCLDAKVTMDENAGFRHPDHEALEDKSAVDPLEQAAKAKDLNYVKLDGEVGIIGNGAGLVMSTLDVVAYAGEEFGGVKPANFLDIGGGASAEVMANGLEIVLSDPAVKSVFVNVFGGITACDAVANGILQALALLGERGESVTKPLVVRLDGNNAEAGRAILDGANNPLVERVDTMDGAAKRAAELAAVGA; translated from the coding sequence GTGGACCTGTACGAGTACCAGGGGCGCGACGTCTTCGAGAAGCACGGGTTGCCCGTGCTCGGCGGCGGCGTGGCGGCGACCCCCGAAGAGGCCCGGACGATCGCCGAGCGCCTTGGCAAGAGCGTGGTTGTCAAGGCTCAGGTGAAGGTCGGTGGCCGAGGCAAGGCCGGTGGCGTGAAGCTGGCGGCGACGCCGGACGAGGCCTTCGACCGCGCGAACGACATCCTCGGCATGGACATCAAGGGCCACACGGTCCACAAGGTGATGCTGGCGGAGACCGCCGACATCGCCGACGAGTACTACTTCTCCTACCTGCTCGACCGGGCCAACCGGACCTTCCTCTGCATCGCCAGCGTCGCCGGCGGCATGGAGATCGAGCAGGTCGCGCACGAGACGCCGGACAAGGTCGTCAAGCGCCCGATCGACGCGACCGTCGGCGTGACGCCGGAGATCGCCCGCGAGATCGTGACCGCCGGGCAGTTCCCGGCGGAGGTGGCCGACCAGGTCGCCGACATCGCCGTGAAGCTGTGGCAGACCTTCGTCGCCGAGGACGCCACGCTGGTCGAGGTCAACCCGCTCGCCAAGACGGCCGAGGGCAAGGTGCTCTGCCTCGACGCCAAGGTGACGATGGACGAGAACGCCGGCTTCCGCCACCCCGATCACGAGGCGCTGGAGGACAAGTCGGCGGTCGACCCGCTGGAGCAGGCCGCCAAGGCCAAGGACCTCAACTACGTCAAGCTCGACGGCGAGGTCGGCATCATCGGCAACGGCGCGGGTCTGGTCATGTCGACCCTCGACGTGGTCGCGTACGCCGGTGAGGAGTTCGGCGGCGTCAAGCCCGCGAACTTCCTCGACATCGGTGGCGGCGCGAGCGCCGAGGTGATGGCGAACGGTCTGGAGATCGTGCTGTCCGACCCGGCCGTCAAGAGCGTCTTCGTGAACGTCTTCGGCGGCATCACCGCCTGTGACGCGGTCGCCAACGGCATCCTGCAGGCGCTGGCCCTGCTCGGCGAGCGCGGCGAGAGCGTCACCAAGCCGCTGGTCGTCCGGCTGGACGGCAACAACGCGGAGGCCGGCCGGGCGATTCTGGACGGCGCGAACAACCCGCTGGTAGAGCGGGTCGACACCATGGACGGCGCCGCCAAGCGCGCCGCTGAGCTCGCCGCAGTGGGGGCATGA
- a CDS encoding cobalamin B12-binding domain-containing protein translates to MSDPIRVVVAKPGLDGHDRGAKVVARALRDAGMEVVYTGLHQTPEQIVQTAIQEDAGAIGLSVLSGAHLTLFRRVVELLKERQATDIVVFGGGIIPDADIPELESLGVAKIFTPGATTQSIVDWVRAHVPTTVS, encoded by the coding sequence ATGTCGGATCCCATCAGGGTGGTCGTCGCCAAGCCGGGCCTCGACGGGCACGACCGGGGAGCCAAGGTGGTGGCGCGGGCACTGCGCGACGCCGGCATGGAGGTCGTGTACACCGGGCTGCACCAGACGCCGGAACAGATCGTGCAGACCGCCATCCAGGAGGACGCCGGCGCGATCGGCCTGTCCGTACTCTCCGGCGCGCACCTCACCTTGTTCCGCCGGGTCGTGGAACTGCTGAAGGAACGCCAGGCGACGGACATCGTCGTGTTCGGCGGCGGCATCATCCCGGACGCCGACATCCCCGAGCTGGAGTCGCTCGGCGTCGCCAAGATCTTCACCCCCGGCGCGACCACTCAGTCCATCGTCGACTGGGTCCGCGCCCACGTCCCCACCACTGTGAGCTGA
- a CDS encoding M23 family metallopeptidase → MPDQKADAGALDNTGSAALAQERNAAADQTSRNDRTGGAGLASTTVAASDAWLLPLHDYEFTSNFGMRWGRPHKGVDLAAPEGTPFTAVHDGTVVIAEWRGGYGNMVMIDHGNGLATVYGHSSQLLVKAGDHVKAGQVIALVGNTGQSTGPHLHLEIHVNGEAVEPVAWFKQHGVDLKLEMENIFS, encoded by the coding sequence ATGCCCGACCAGAAGGCCGACGCAGGAGCACTCGACAACACCGGCAGCGCGGCCCTCGCGCAGGAGCGTAACGCCGCCGCCGATCAGACCAGCCGTAACGACCGCACCGGTGGTGCCGGGCTGGCCTCCACCACCGTCGCCGCGTCCGACGCCTGGCTGCTGCCGCTGCACGATTACGAGTTCACCTCCAACTTCGGCATGCGCTGGGGCCGCCCGCACAAGGGTGTCGACCTCGCAGCGCCGGAAGGCACGCCGTTCACCGCGGTGCACGACGGCACCGTGGTCATCGCCGAATGGCGCGGCGGATACGGGAACATGGTCATGATCGACCACGGAAACGGTCTGGCCACTGTGTACGGCCACTCCTCGCAGCTGCTGGTCAAGGCGGGCGACCACGTGAAGGCCGGTCAGGTCATCGCGCTCGTCGGCAACACCGGCCAGTCGACGGGACCGCACCTGCACCTGGAGATCCACGTCAACGGCGAAGCCGTCGAGCCGGTCGCCTGGTTCAAGCAGCACGGCGTCGATCTGAAGCTCGAGATGGAGAACATCTTCAGTTAG
- a CDS encoding M23 family metallopeptidase: protein MPEDNSKTVLDAGRRRVAYLVTRVRGGLASKSRKVIVVTALAGITGVGLAAANLSTTPTTPTSADALDSSRNAAAMIADRSARDAAASASASASASADAAKKAADAKKAAEAAAAKKAAEAKKAAAWVSPLPGAQITSCYGQRWGVLHAGIDFAAAENTPEHAVGAGTVVAAGWNYSGYGISVLIDHGNGTYTHYAHMNKTAVKAGQKVTPGQVIGYEGSTGDSTGPHLHFEVWKGMWGQINPASWLKSHGIATSCS from the coding sequence GTGCCTGAGGATAATTCGAAGACCGTTCTGGACGCTGGGCGACGCCGGGTGGCGTACCTCGTCACCCGGGTTCGGGGCGGACTCGCCAGCAAGAGCCGCAAGGTCATTGTGGTCACGGCGCTTGCCGGCATCACCGGAGTGGGGCTCGCCGCGGCGAACCTCTCCACCACCCCCACAACCCCCACATCAGCTGACGCTTTGGACTCTTCCCGGAACGCCGCCGCGATGATCGCCGACCGGTCGGCGCGGGACGCCGCCGCTTCGGCATCGGCTTCTGCCTCGGCATCGGCCGACGCCGCGAAGAAGGCGGCGGACGCGAAGAAGGCCGCCGAAGCCGCCGCCGCGAAGAAGGCAGCGGAAGCCAAGAAGGCCGCCGCCTGGGTCAGCCCGCTTCCCGGAGCGCAGATCACCTCCTGCTACGGGCAGCGGTGGGGCGTACTGCACGCCGGGATCGACTTCGCCGCCGCCGAGAACACCCCAGAGCACGCGGTCGGCGCGGGCACCGTGGTCGCCGCGGGCTGGAACTACTCCGGCTACGGCATCTCGGTGCTGATCGACCACGGCAACGGGACCTACACCCACTACGCGCACATGAACAAGACCGCGGTGAAGGCCGGCCAGAAGGTCACCCCCGGCCAGGTCATCGGATACGAGGGCTCCACCGGCGACTCGACCGGTCCGCACCTGCACTTCGAGGTGTGGAAGGGCATGTGGGGCCAGATCAACCCCGCCTCGTGGCTGAAGTCGCATGGGATCGCGACCAGCTGCAGCTGA
- the mdh gene encoding malate dehydrogenase, which translates to MGKKVTVVGAGFYGSTTAQRLAEYDVFETVVLTDIVEGKPEGLALDMNQSRPIEGFETKIVGVTTGPNGEGYEAIADSDIVVITAGLPRKPGMSRMDLLGVNAKIVRGVAEQVAKHAPNAVVIVVSNPLDEMTALAQIATQFPKNRVMGQAGMLDTARFTNFVAETLDVPVKSVKTLTLGSHGDTMVPVPSQCTVDGKPLTDLLPADKIEELVVRTRNGGAEVVALLKTGSAYYAPSAAAARMAKAVAEDSGAVMPVCAWVDGEYGINGVYLGVEAAIGAAGIKSVVETALTDSELAGLKEAAEAVRAKQADIVSL; encoded by the coding sequence ATGGGCAAGAAGGTCACCGTCGTCGGCGCCGGCTTCTACGGCTCGACGACCGCGCAGCGCCTGGCGGAGTACGACGTCTTCGAGACGGTGGTGCTCACCGACATCGTCGAGGGCAAGCCCGAGGGCCTCGCGCTGGACATGAACCAGTCCCGCCCGATCGAAGGCTTCGAGACCAAGATCGTCGGCGTCACGACCGGCCCGAACGGCGAGGGCTACGAGGCGATCGCCGACTCCGACATCGTCGTGATCACCGCCGGCCTGCCCCGCAAGCCCGGCATGAGCCGCATGGACCTCCTGGGCGTCAACGCCAAGATCGTCCGTGGCGTCGCCGAGCAGGTGGCCAAGCACGCCCCGAACGCCGTCGTCATCGTCGTCTCCAACCCGCTCGACGAGATGACCGCCCTCGCCCAGATCGCCACCCAGTTCCCGAAGAACCGGGTCATGGGCCAGGCCGGCATGCTCGACACCGCGCGCTTCACGAACTTCGTCGCCGAGACCCTCGACGTCCCGGTCAAGTCGGTCAAGACGCTGACCCTCGGTTCGCACGGCGACACCATGGTCCCGGTCCCGTCCCAGTGCACCGTCGACGGCAAGCCGCTCACCGACCTCCTGCCCGCGGACAAGATCGAGGAGCTGGTCGTGCGTACACGCAACGGCGGCGCCGAGGTTGTGGCGCTGCTCAAGACCGGCTCGGCGTACTACGCGCCGTCGGCGGCCGCGGCCCGCATGGCCAAGGCGGTCGCCGAGGACAGCGGCGCCGTGATGCCGGTCTGCGCCTGGGTCGACGGTGAGTACGGCATCAACGGGGTCTACCTGGGTGTCGAGGCGGCCATCGGCGCCGCCGGCATCAAGTCCGTCGTCGAGACCGCGCTGACGGACTCGGAGTTGGCCGGGCTCAAGGAGGCCGCCGAGGCCGTCCGGGCCAAGCAGGCGGACATCGTCAGCCTCTGA
- a CDS encoding uracil-DNA glycosylase: protein MGLDLVELLPGEWRDVMKPHLDLEAVGRLSSFVESEYATQTVYPPLDDLFAAFRLCAPAQTRVLILGQDPYHKRGQAHGLSFSVRPGVSVPPSLRNVYKEIQEDLGVTPPSNGDLTPWAQQGVLLLNAVLTVREGKPTSHADHGWESFTDAAIKAVNESPYRVVYLLWGSYARKKAALVRNPNHVVVEAGHPSPMNPRGFLGSRPFSQANAALQDAGRGEVNWGA from the coding sequence ATGGGACTTGACCTCGTTGAACTGCTGCCTGGTGAGTGGCGGGACGTCATGAAGCCACACCTCGATCTGGAGGCCGTGGGACGCCTGTCGTCCTTTGTGGAGTCTGAGTACGCCACCCAGACGGTGTATCCGCCCCTCGACGATCTGTTCGCGGCTTTCCGGCTGTGCGCGCCGGCGCAGACCCGGGTGCTGATTCTGGGGCAGGATCCCTATCACAAGCGGGGCCAGGCACATGGCCTCAGCTTCAGCGTCCGGCCGGGCGTCTCGGTTCCGCCGTCGCTGCGGAACGTTTACAAGGAGATCCAGGAAGACCTCGGCGTGACGCCGCCGTCGAACGGCGACCTGACCCCCTGGGCGCAGCAGGGCGTACTGCTGCTCAACGCGGTGCTGACCGTGCGGGAGGGCAAGCCCACCAGCCACGCCGACCACGGCTGGGAGTCCTTCACCGACGCCGCGATCAAGGCCGTCAACGAGTCGCCCTACCGGGTCGTCTACCTGCTCTGGGGCAGCTACGCCCGGAAGAAGGCGGCGCTGGTCCGCAACCCGAACCACGTGGTCGTCGAGGCGGGGCACCCCAGCCCGATGAATCCGCGTGGCTTCCTCGGCTCCCGCCCGTTCTCCCAGGCTAACGCCGCCCTCCAGGACGCCGGTCGGGGCGAGGTGAACTGGGGCGCCTGA
- a CDS encoding NADP-dependent isocitrate dehydrogenase has protein sequence MAKIKVTNPVVELDGDEMTRIIWKQIREQLILPYLDVDLHYYDLSIEHRDATDDQVTIDAANAIKQHGVGVKCATITPDEARVEEFGLKKMWKSPNGTIRNILGGVIFREPIIMSNVPRLVPGWTKPIVVGRHAHGDQYKATDFVVPGPGKVTVTYTPADGSQPMEFEIADFPGGGVAMGMYNYDDSIRDFARASFSYGLLRNYPVYLSTKNTILKAYDGRFKDIFAEVFEAEFKAEFDAKGLTYEHRLIDDMVAAALKWEGGYVWACKNYDGDVQSDIVAQGFGSLGLMTSVLMTPDGRTVEAEAAHGTVTRHYRQWQKGQKTSTNPIASIFAWTRGLAHRGKLDGTPAVTEFADTLEQVIIDTVEGGAMTKDLALLIAPDAPWQTTEEFMNTLDTNLAKRLSA, from the coding sequence ATGGCGAAGATCAAGGTGACCAACCCGGTCGTCGAGCTCGACGGCGACGAGATGACCCGGATCATCTGGAAGCAGATCCGAGAGCAGCTGATCCTGCCCTATCTCGACGTCGACCTGCACTACTACGACCTCAGCATCGAGCACCGTGACGCGACCGACGACCAGGTCACGATCGACGCGGCCAACGCCATCAAGCAGCACGGTGTCGGCGTCAAGTGCGCGACGATCACGCCCGACGAGGCGCGCGTCGAGGAGTTCGGCCTGAAGAAGATGTGGAAGTCGCCGAACGGCACGATCCGCAACATCCTCGGCGGCGTGATCTTCCGCGAGCCGATCATCATGAGCAACGTGCCGCGGCTCGTCCCGGGCTGGACCAAGCCGATCGTCGTCGGCCGTCACGCGCACGGCGACCAGTACAAGGCGACCGACTTCGTAGTCCCCGGCCCCGGCAAGGTGACCGTCACCTACACCCCGGCCGACGGCAGCCAGCCGATGGAGTTCGAGATCGCCGACTTCCCCGGCGGCGGCGTGGCCATGGGCATGTACAACTACGACGACTCGATCCGCGACTTCGCGCGCGCCTCGTTCAGCTACGGCCTGCTCCGGAACTACCCGGTCTACCTGTCGACGAAGAACACCATCCTCAAGGCGTACGACGGCCGGTTCAAGGACATCTTCGCCGAGGTCTTCGAGGCCGAGTTCAAGGCGGAGTTCGACGCCAAGGGCCTGACCTACGAGCACCGGTTGATCGACGACATGGTCGCCGCCGCGCTCAAGTGGGAAGGCGGCTACGTCTGGGCCTGCAAGAACTACGACGGTGACGTCCAGTCCGACATCGTCGCCCAGGGCTTCGGCTCGCTCGGCCTGATGACCTCCGTCCTGATGACGCCAGACGGGCGTACGGTCGAGGCCGAGGCGGCCCACGGCACCGTCACCCGGCACTACCGGCAGTGGCAGAAGGGCCAGAAGACCTCGACCAACCCGATCGCGTCGATCTTCGCCTGGACGCGGGGTCTGGCCCACCGGGGCAAGCTCGACGGCACCCCGGCGGTCACGGAGTTCGCCGACACGCTGGAGCAGGTCATCATCGACACCGTCGAAGGCGGCGCGATGACCAAGGACCTCGCCCTGCTGATCGCTCCGGACGCGCCGTGGCAGACCACCGAGGAGTTCATGAACACCCTCGACACGAACCTGGCCAAGCGACTCTCGGCCTGA
- a CDS encoding alpha/beta fold hydrolase — translation MRPLHVTLPDAVLSVRHFGEGAPGRGFLLVHGLASNAQLWDETATALVAAGHPTWAVDLRGHGDSTLPDRGFDTATAANDLAAVCAALDLQSVIAVGQSWGGNVVVRFAAEHPDLVSAVALVDGGWIDLAGEFADWADCEQALRPPSVDGMRAGDLEAYLRKAHPDWSDAAVSATAYNLRELPDGTVERRLPIPRHMEIVRDMWYHPVWDWLPRITAPTLLLPALPNDPVRAERTRARVDRAATALPDARVQAYAGGDHDLHAQRPKELAADLLSLAG, via the coding sequence ATGCGACCGCTGCATGTCACGCTGCCCGACGCCGTCCTGAGTGTGCGCCACTTCGGGGAAGGCGCGCCTGGTCGTGGATTCCTGCTGGTCCATGGGCTGGCTTCCAACGCGCAGCTGTGGGACGAGACGGCGACCGCCCTGGTGGCAGCAGGTCACCCGACCTGGGCCGTGGACCTGCGAGGGCACGGCGACTCGACGCTGCCCGACCGCGGCTTCGACACGGCGACCGCCGCGAACGACCTCGCCGCGGTCTGCGCCGCACTCGACCTGCAGTCGGTGATCGCCGTCGGGCAGTCCTGGGGCGGCAACGTCGTCGTGCGGTTCGCCGCCGAGCATCCGGATCTGGTGTCGGCGGTGGCATTGGTCGACGGCGGCTGGATCGACCTGGCTGGTGAGTTCGCCGACTGGGCCGACTGCGAGCAGGCGCTGCGGCCGCCGTCGGTGGACGGGATGCGGGCCGGCGATCTCGAGGCGTACCTGCGGAAGGCGCATCCCGACTGGTCCGACGCCGCCGTCTCGGCCACGGCGTACAACCTGCGTGAGCTGCCGGACGGGACGGTCGAGCGGCGGTTGCCGATCCCCCGGCACATGGAGATCGTCCGGGACATGTGGTACCACCCCGTCTGGGACTGGCTACCCCGGATCACGGCGCCGACTCTGCTGCTCCCGGCACTGCCCAACGACCCCGTCCGGGCGGAGCGGACGCGCGCCCGGGTCGACCGGGCCGCCACCGCGCTGCCCGACGCCCGGGTCCAGGCGTACGCCGGCGGCGACCACGACCTGCATGCCCAACGGCCCAAGGAGCTGGCCGCCGATCTGCTGAGCCTGGCGGGGTGA